Proteins encoded in a region of the Mercenaria mercenaria strain notata chromosome 1, MADL_Memer_1, whole genome shotgun sequence genome:
- the LOC123563927 gene encoding aminopeptidase N-like isoform X1: protein MPGEYTVNMRKYDADDSSSSLKSASQCHCSVAVGFLLILVAILVAVGVGLIVHFAGNNKDIVCNCNISGLSAGISGCVTLAKENDPDICGACPAGQMTTLTHGGNTTTVPATTVTPIKKYPLRLPGTVTPMLYSISIKPDFYSGNETEFMFYGQMSVLVHCNENTDEIFMHVTDLHIAENSIHVTAEGGSGNLFQSLELVPSQQMIKISLLSPLMAGNNYTVEIKDFYAPIRDDLTGIYKGSFRRNGEIVYYVTSQLEVVEARKAFPCFDEPNLKARFDITIVRKPNWVALSNMPRSRTDTDSDGWEHDVFERTPIMPTYLLAFIVSDFTYRESNTANGVPLRIWARKAAENQTEFGMASALSSMNYLESYLDIPYNMPKQDMIAIKDFVWPAMENWGLIVFREDLLLYEPGVSSQANKYPTFRYIAHELAHNWFGNLVSPNWWNDLWIKEGVATFFEYRVMDVLNPDWRVSESFADDLTEEGFALDGLQSSHPLFLKGLDDPLDILRHYDSVSYKKGAAVTFMLEFMVGRDTFQRGFTSYLKQFLFGNAGHTDFFLAMQTQAQVENKTLADDIVDIMGTWVYQMGYPTVHVEHTGQGKMRLTQSRYLQDPQAKEKGVFQSEFGYTWDIPFTFTSNTEKDFAKIDDDIVLLRRDEGSVSILSDVIPGPVGDNWVIGNTEFHGYYRVNYDERNWRSLINQLINDHTLIDPLNRIQIISDAFSFVRSGEIDLNIALKILEYLRKERSYAPLNKLMREVQFMDKMLKNQPVYGKFRKFMRDSLKQLVTEYGFIDDGSNYIASHMRGIALKWACYYGVEECTEQAQQLMSQWMANQSVKPPGINPEVSETVYCTAVKYGDETVWDFVMQRLKVENVETESHKFLKALTCTSHKWLRIKMIRSILITDIIPNPLVYRATMNAGHAFPELTWDFFRNNYDELLERLGTTWFGRLLMQVVDEFNTELRLEELVRLGESKADEKNAEHDIAVEHVKNNIKWMHNVDKIEQWLNGLGY from the exons ATGCCCGGAGAATACACTGTTAATATGAGAAAATATGATGCCGACGACTCTTCGTCGTCGTTAAAATCAGCATCCCAGTGTCATTGTTCCGTTGCAGTGGGATTTTTGTTGATATTGGTTGCTATTCTGGTAGCAGTTGGTGTAGGTCTTATTGTGCATTTTGCCGGAAACAACAAAGATATCGTCTGCAATTGTAATATTTCCGGATTGTCGGCGGGGATTTCCGGATGTGTTACTTTAGCAAAAGAAAATGATCCGGACATAT GCGGTGCTTGTCCGGCTGGTCAGATGACAACACTGACACACGGCGGTAACACCACGACTGTACCGGCCACCACCGTGACACCTATCAAGAAATATCCGTTACGTCTCCCCGGGACGGTAACACCAATGCTGTATTCAATATCCATCAAACCGGACTTCTATTCCGGAAATGAAACCGAGTTTATGTTTTACGGACAAATGTCTGTTCTTGTTCATTGCAATGAAAATACAGACGAGATTTTCATGCATGTTACTGATCTTCATATAGCTG AGAATTCTATACATGTCACAGCAGAAGGCGGCTCAGGCAATCTGTTTCAGTCTCTCGAACTCGTACCGTCCCAACAGATGATAAAAATATCGTTGTTGTCTCCACTGATGGCAGGAAACAACTATACAGTCGAAATTAAAGACTTCTACGCACCAATTAGAGACGACCTCACCGGTATTTACAAAGGATCTTTCCGCAGGAATGGCGAAATCGT GTATTATGTAACATCCCAGTTAGAAGTGGTTGAAGCCAGGAAGGCATTCCCATGTTTCGATGAACCTAATCTGAAGGCTAGGTTTGATATAACGATTGTTAGAAAGCCGAATTGGGTAGCGCTCTCCAACATGCCAAGGTCAAGGACAGACACAGA TTCTGATGGCTGGGAGCACGATGTTTTCGAGCGTACACCGATCATGCCTACATATCTGCTAGCTTTCATTGTTTCCGATTTCACGTACCGCGAGAGCAACACAGCGAATGGAGTACCG TTGCGTATTTGGGCAAGAAAAGCTGCAGAAAACCAAACCGAGTTTGGCATGGCCTCAGCTCTGAGCTCTATGAATTACCTGGAAAGCTATCTGGACATACCATATAATATGCCAAAACAAG ATATGATTGCAATAAAGGATTTTGTATGGCCTGCTATGGAGAACTGGGGTTTAATAGTGTTCCGGGAAGACTTGCTCTTGTATGAGCCAGGTGTTTCCTCACAGGCGAACAAATATCCCACATTTAGATACATCGCCCACGAACTGGCACACAAC TGGTTTGGTAATCTAGTTTCTCCTAACTGGTGGAACGATCTTTGGATCAAAGAGGGCGTGGCAACATTCTTTGAGTATCGTGTCATGGACGTCCTTAACCCAGATTGGAGGGTG AGCGAATCGTTCGCGGATGACTTGACTGAGGAAGGGTTTGCTTTAGACGGTCTACAGTCTTCTCATCCACTCTTTCTGAAAGGACTAGATGACCCACTGGACATTTTACGGCATTACGATTCAGTCTCTTATAAAAAG GGCGCAGCAGTGACATTTATGCTGGAGTTCATGGTAGGAAGGGACACGTTCCAAAGAGGTTTTACG AGCTATCTTAAACAGTTTTTGTTTGGCAATGCTGGACATACGGACTTCTTCTTGGCCATGCAAACA CAAGCACAGGTTGAGAACAAAACTTTAGCAGACGACATTGTCGACATCATGGGAACATGGGTATATCAGATGGGTTATCCTACTGTGCATGTAGAACACACTGGCCAGGGAAAGATGAGGTTGACCCAGTCTAGATATCTACAAGATCCTCAGGCTAAAGAAAAGGGCGTATTTCAGTCCGAATTCGG GTACACATGGGATATTCCTTTTACATTTACCTCAAATACAGAGAAAGATTTTGCAAAGATTGACGATGACATCGTACTGTTGCGCAGGGATGAAGGATCAG TGTCCATACTTAGTGATGTTATTCCTGGACCAGTTGGTGATAACTGGGTTATTGGTAACACGGAGTTTCACGGATACTACCGAGTGAATTACGACGAAAGAAACTGGAGATCACTTATAAACCAGTTAATAAATGACCATACG CTGATTGACCCATTGAACAGAATCCAGATTATAAGTGATGCTTTCAGTTTTGTAAG atcagGAGAAATAGATTTGAACATAGCATTGAAGATCCTAGAATACTTGAGGAAAGAGAGAAGTTATGCTCCACTGAATAAACTAATGAGAGAAGTTCAGTTCATGGACAAGATGCTGAAAAATCAGCCAGTCTATGGGAAATTCCGG AAATTTATGCGGGACTCACTGAAACAGCTGGTGACGGAGTATGGTTTTATTGACGACGGATCGAATTATATAGCCTC ACATATGCGAGGCATTGCGCTGAAGTGGGCATGCTATTATGGGGTAGAAGAGTGTACTGAACAAGCACAGCAGCTGATGTCACAGTGGATGGCAAACCAGTCCGTGAAACC accaggAATCAACCCGGAAGTTTCAGAGACTGTTTATTGTACGGCTGTGAAATATGGGGATGAGACAGTGTGGGACTTTGTCATGCAGAGATTAAAAGTTGAAAATGTCGAAACAGAATCCCACAAATTTTTGAAAGCTCTCACTTGCACATCCCACAAGTGGTTAAGGATAAA GATGATACGTTCCATTCTGATTACTGACATTATCCCGAATCCGCTAGTGTACAGGGCAACAATGAACGCAGGTCATGCTTTCCCGGAACTAACATGGGATTTCTTCAGAAACAACTATGACGAGCTTTTGGAAAG ACTTGGAACTACATGGTTTGGGAGACTGCTTATGCAAGTTGTTGATGAGTTTAATACAGAACTAAGACTTGAAGAG CTCGTGCGTCTAGGAGAAAGTAAAGCAGACGAGAAGAACGCTGAACATGACATTGCTGTTGAACACgtgaaaaacaacataaaatggaTGCATAATGTTGACAAAATAGAACAATGGTTAAATGGACTTGGTTACTAA
- the LOC123563927 gene encoding aminopeptidase N-like isoform X2 — MPYFFTGGACPAGQMTTLTHGGNTTTVPATTVTPIKKYPLRLPGTVTPMLYSISIKPDFYSGNETEFMFYGQMSVLVHCNENTDEIFMHVTDLHIAENSIHVTAEGGSGNLFQSLELVPSQQMIKISLLSPLMAGNNYTVEIKDFYAPIRDDLTGIYKGSFRRNGEIVYYVTSQLEVVEARKAFPCFDEPNLKARFDITIVRKPNWVALSNMPRSRTDTDSDGWEHDVFERTPIMPTYLLAFIVSDFTYRESNTANGVPLRIWARKAAENQTEFGMASALSSMNYLESYLDIPYNMPKQDMIAIKDFVWPAMENWGLIVFREDLLLYEPGVSSQANKYPTFRYIAHELAHNWFGNLVSPNWWNDLWIKEGVATFFEYRVMDVLNPDWRVSESFADDLTEEGFALDGLQSSHPLFLKGLDDPLDILRHYDSVSYKKGAAVTFMLEFMVGRDTFQRGFTSYLKQFLFGNAGHTDFFLAMQTQAQVENKTLADDIVDIMGTWVYQMGYPTVHVEHTGQGKMRLTQSRYLQDPQAKEKGVFQSEFGYTWDIPFTFTSNTEKDFAKIDDDIVLLRRDEGSVSILSDVIPGPVGDNWVIGNTEFHGYYRVNYDERNWRSLINQLINDHTLIDPLNRIQIISDAFSFVRSGEIDLNIALKILEYLRKERSYAPLNKLMREVQFMDKMLKNQPVYGKFRKFMRDSLKQLVTEYGFIDDGSNYIASHMRGIALKWACYYGVEECTEQAQQLMSQWMANQSVKPPGINPEVSETVYCTAVKYGDETVWDFVMQRLKVENVETESHKFLKALTCTSHKWLRIKMIRSILITDIIPNPLVYRATMNAGHAFPELTWDFFRNNYDELLERLGTTWFGRLLMQVVDEFNTELRLEELVRLGESKADEKNAEHDIAVEHVKNNIKWMHNVDKIEQWLNGLGY; from the exons ATGCCCTACTTTTTTACAGGCGGTGCTTGTCCGGCTGGTCAGATGACAACACTGACACACGGCGGTAACACCACGACTGTACCGGCCACCACCGTGACACCTATCAAGAAATATCCGTTACGTCTCCCCGGGACGGTAACACCAATGCTGTATTCAATATCCATCAAACCGGACTTCTATTCCGGAAATGAAACCGAGTTTATGTTTTACGGACAAATGTCTGTTCTTGTTCATTGCAATGAAAATACAGACGAGATTTTCATGCATGTTACTGATCTTCATATAGCTG AGAATTCTATACATGTCACAGCAGAAGGCGGCTCAGGCAATCTGTTTCAGTCTCTCGAACTCGTACCGTCCCAACAGATGATAAAAATATCGTTGTTGTCTCCACTGATGGCAGGAAACAACTATACAGTCGAAATTAAAGACTTCTACGCACCAATTAGAGACGACCTCACCGGTATTTACAAAGGATCTTTCCGCAGGAATGGCGAAATCGT GTATTATGTAACATCCCAGTTAGAAGTGGTTGAAGCCAGGAAGGCATTCCCATGTTTCGATGAACCTAATCTGAAGGCTAGGTTTGATATAACGATTGTTAGAAAGCCGAATTGGGTAGCGCTCTCCAACATGCCAAGGTCAAGGACAGACACAGA TTCTGATGGCTGGGAGCACGATGTTTTCGAGCGTACACCGATCATGCCTACATATCTGCTAGCTTTCATTGTTTCCGATTTCACGTACCGCGAGAGCAACACAGCGAATGGAGTACCG TTGCGTATTTGGGCAAGAAAAGCTGCAGAAAACCAAACCGAGTTTGGCATGGCCTCAGCTCTGAGCTCTATGAATTACCTGGAAAGCTATCTGGACATACCATATAATATGCCAAAACAAG ATATGATTGCAATAAAGGATTTTGTATGGCCTGCTATGGAGAACTGGGGTTTAATAGTGTTCCGGGAAGACTTGCTCTTGTATGAGCCAGGTGTTTCCTCACAGGCGAACAAATATCCCACATTTAGATACATCGCCCACGAACTGGCACACAAC TGGTTTGGTAATCTAGTTTCTCCTAACTGGTGGAACGATCTTTGGATCAAAGAGGGCGTGGCAACATTCTTTGAGTATCGTGTCATGGACGTCCTTAACCCAGATTGGAGGGTG AGCGAATCGTTCGCGGATGACTTGACTGAGGAAGGGTTTGCTTTAGACGGTCTACAGTCTTCTCATCCACTCTTTCTGAAAGGACTAGATGACCCACTGGACATTTTACGGCATTACGATTCAGTCTCTTATAAAAAG GGCGCAGCAGTGACATTTATGCTGGAGTTCATGGTAGGAAGGGACACGTTCCAAAGAGGTTTTACG AGCTATCTTAAACAGTTTTTGTTTGGCAATGCTGGACATACGGACTTCTTCTTGGCCATGCAAACA CAAGCACAGGTTGAGAACAAAACTTTAGCAGACGACATTGTCGACATCATGGGAACATGGGTATATCAGATGGGTTATCCTACTGTGCATGTAGAACACACTGGCCAGGGAAAGATGAGGTTGACCCAGTCTAGATATCTACAAGATCCTCAGGCTAAAGAAAAGGGCGTATTTCAGTCCGAATTCGG GTACACATGGGATATTCCTTTTACATTTACCTCAAATACAGAGAAAGATTTTGCAAAGATTGACGATGACATCGTACTGTTGCGCAGGGATGAAGGATCAG TGTCCATACTTAGTGATGTTATTCCTGGACCAGTTGGTGATAACTGGGTTATTGGTAACACGGAGTTTCACGGATACTACCGAGTGAATTACGACGAAAGAAACTGGAGATCACTTATAAACCAGTTAATAAATGACCATACG CTGATTGACCCATTGAACAGAATCCAGATTATAAGTGATGCTTTCAGTTTTGTAAG atcagGAGAAATAGATTTGAACATAGCATTGAAGATCCTAGAATACTTGAGGAAAGAGAGAAGTTATGCTCCACTGAATAAACTAATGAGAGAAGTTCAGTTCATGGACAAGATGCTGAAAAATCAGCCAGTCTATGGGAAATTCCGG AAATTTATGCGGGACTCACTGAAACAGCTGGTGACGGAGTATGGTTTTATTGACGACGGATCGAATTATATAGCCTC ACATATGCGAGGCATTGCGCTGAAGTGGGCATGCTATTATGGGGTAGAAGAGTGTACTGAACAAGCACAGCAGCTGATGTCACAGTGGATGGCAAACCAGTCCGTGAAACC accaggAATCAACCCGGAAGTTTCAGAGACTGTTTATTGTACGGCTGTGAAATATGGGGATGAGACAGTGTGGGACTTTGTCATGCAGAGATTAAAAGTTGAAAATGTCGAAACAGAATCCCACAAATTTTTGAAAGCTCTCACTTGCACATCCCACAAGTGGTTAAGGATAAA GATGATACGTTCCATTCTGATTACTGACATTATCCCGAATCCGCTAGTGTACAGGGCAACAATGAACGCAGGTCATGCTTTCCCGGAACTAACATGGGATTTCTTCAGAAACAACTATGACGAGCTTTTGGAAAG ACTTGGAACTACATGGTTTGGGAGACTGCTTATGCAAGTTGTTGATGAGTTTAATACAGAACTAAGACTTGAAGAG CTCGTGCGTCTAGGAGAAAGTAAAGCAGACGAGAAGAACGCTGAACATGACATTGCTGTTGAACACgtgaaaaacaacataaaatggaTGCATAATGTTGACAAAATAGAACAATGGTTAAATGGACTTGGTTACTAA
- the LOC123563927 gene encoding aminopeptidase N-like isoform X3 produces MTTLTHGGNTTTVPATTVTPIKKYPLRLPGTVTPMLYSISIKPDFYSGNETEFMFYGQMSVLVHCNENTDEIFMHVTDLHIAENSIHVTAEGGSGNLFQSLELVPSQQMIKISLLSPLMAGNNYTVEIKDFYAPIRDDLTGIYKGSFRRNGEIVYYVTSQLEVVEARKAFPCFDEPNLKARFDITIVRKPNWVALSNMPRSRTDTDSDGWEHDVFERTPIMPTYLLAFIVSDFTYRESNTANGVPLRIWARKAAENQTEFGMASALSSMNYLESYLDIPYNMPKQDMIAIKDFVWPAMENWGLIVFREDLLLYEPGVSSQANKYPTFRYIAHELAHNWFGNLVSPNWWNDLWIKEGVATFFEYRVMDVLNPDWRVSESFADDLTEEGFALDGLQSSHPLFLKGLDDPLDILRHYDSVSYKKGAAVTFMLEFMVGRDTFQRGFTSYLKQFLFGNAGHTDFFLAMQTQAQVENKTLADDIVDIMGTWVYQMGYPTVHVEHTGQGKMRLTQSRYLQDPQAKEKGVFQSEFGYTWDIPFTFTSNTEKDFAKIDDDIVLLRRDEGSVSILSDVIPGPVGDNWVIGNTEFHGYYRVNYDERNWRSLINQLINDHTLIDPLNRIQIISDAFSFVRSGEIDLNIALKILEYLRKERSYAPLNKLMREVQFMDKMLKNQPVYGKFRKFMRDSLKQLVTEYGFIDDGSNYIASHMRGIALKWACYYGVEECTEQAQQLMSQWMANQSVKPPGINPEVSETVYCTAVKYGDETVWDFVMQRLKVENVETESHKFLKALTCTSHKWLRIKMIRSILITDIIPNPLVYRATMNAGHAFPELTWDFFRNNYDELLERLGTTWFGRLLMQVVDEFNTELRLEELVRLGESKADEKNAEHDIAVEHVKNNIKWMHNVDKIEQWLNGLGY; encoded by the exons ATGACAACACTGACACACGGCGGTAACACCACGACTGTACCGGCCACCACCGTGACACCTATCAAGAAATATCCGTTACGTCTCCCCGGGACGGTAACACCAATGCTGTATTCAATATCCATCAAACCGGACTTCTATTCCGGAAATGAAACCGAGTTTATGTTTTACGGACAAATGTCTGTTCTTGTTCATTGCAATGAAAATACAGACGAGATTTTCATGCATGTTACTGATCTTCATATAGCTG AGAATTCTATACATGTCACAGCAGAAGGCGGCTCAGGCAATCTGTTTCAGTCTCTCGAACTCGTACCGTCCCAACAGATGATAAAAATATCGTTGTTGTCTCCACTGATGGCAGGAAACAACTATACAGTCGAAATTAAAGACTTCTACGCACCAATTAGAGACGACCTCACCGGTATTTACAAAGGATCTTTCCGCAGGAATGGCGAAATCGT GTATTATGTAACATCCCAGTTAGAAGTGGTTGAAGCCAGGAAGGCATTCCCATGTTTCGATGAACCTAATCTGAAGGCTAGGTTTGATATAACGATTGTTAGAAAGCCGAATTGGGTAGCGCTCTCCAACATGCCAAGGTCAAGGACAGACACAGA TTCTGATGGCTGGGAGCACGATGTTTTCGAGCGTACACCGATCATGCCTACATATCTGCTAGCTTTCATTGTTTCCGATTTCACGTACCGCGAGAGCAACACAGCGAATGGAGTACCG TTGCGTATTTGGGCAAGAAAAGCTGCAGAAAACCAAACCGAGTTTGGCATGGCCTCAGCTCTGAGCTCTATGAATTACCTGGAAAGCTATCTGGACATACCATATAATATGCCAAAACAAG ATATGATTGCAATAAAGGATTTTGTATGGCCTGCTATGGAGAACTGGGGTTTAATAGTGTTCCGGGAAGACTTGCTCTTGTATGAGCCAGGTGTTTCCTCACAGGCGAACAAATATCCCACATTTAGATACATCGCCCACGAACTGGCACACAAC TGGTTTGGTAATCTAGTTTCTCCTAACTGGTGGAACGATCTTTGGATCAAAGAGGGCGTGGCAACATTCTTTGAGTATCGTGTCATGGACGTCCTTAACCCAGATTGGAGGGTG AGCGAATCGTTCGCGGATGACTTGACTGAGGAAGGGTTTGCTTTAGACGGTCTACAGTCTTCTCATCCACTCTTTCTGAAAGGACTAGATGACCCACTGGACATTTTACGGCATTACGATTCAGTCTCTTATAAAAAG GGCGCAGCAGTGACATTTATGCTGGAGTTCATGGTAGGAAGGGACACGTTCCAAAGAGGTTTTACG AGCTATCTTAAACAGTTTTTGTTTGGCAATGCTGGACATACGGACTTCTTCTTGGCCATGCAAACA CAAGCACAGGTTGAGAACAAAACTTTAGCAGACGACATTGTCGACATCATGGGAACATGGGTATATCAGATGGGTTATCCTACTGTGCATGTAGAACACACTGGCCAGGGAAAGATGAGGTTGACCCAGTCTAGATATCTACAAGATCCTCAGGCTAAAGAAAAGGGCGTATTTCAGTCCGAATTCGG GTACACATGGGATATTCCTTTTACATTTACCTCAAATACAGAGAAAGATTTTGCAAAGATTGACGATGACATCGTACTGTTGCGCAGGGATGAAGGATCAG TGTCCATACTTAGTGATGTTATTCCTGGACCAGTTGGTGATAACTGGGTTATTGGTAACACGGAGTTTCACGGATACTACCGAGTGAATTACGACGAAAGAAACTGGAGATCACTTATAAACCAGTTAATAAATGACCATACG CTGATTGACCCATTGAACAGAATCCAGATTATAAGTGATGCTTTCAGTTTTGTAAG atcagGAGAAATAGATTTGAACATAGCATTGAAGATCCTAGAATACTTGAGGAAAGAGAGAAGTTATGCTCCACTGAATAAACTAATGAGAGAAGTTCAGTTCATGGACAAGATGCTGAAAAATCAGCCAGTCTATGGGAAATTCCGG AAATTTATGCGGGACTCACTGAAACAGCTGGTGACGGAGTATGGTTTTATTGACGACGGATCGAATTATATAGCCTC ACATATGCGAGGCATTGCGCTGAAGTGGGCATGCTATTATGGGGTAGAAGAGTGTACTGAACAAGCACAGCAGCTGATGTCACAGTGGATGGCAAACCAGTCCGTGAAACC accaggAATCAACCCGGAAGTTTCAGAGACTGTTTATTGTACGGCTGTGAAATATGGGGATGAGACAGTGTGGGACTTTGTCATGCAGAGATTAAAAGTTGAAAATGTCGAAACAGAATCCCACAAATTTTTGAAAGCTCTCACTTGCACATCCCACAAGTGGTTAAGGATAAA GATGATACGTTCCATTCTGATTACTGACATTATCCCGAATCCGCTAGTGTACAGGGCAACAATGAACGCAGGTCATGCTTTCCCGGAACTAACATGGGATTTCTTCAGAAACAACTATGACGAGCTTTTGGAAAG ACTTGGAACTACATGGTTTGGGAGACTGCTTATGCAAGTTGTTGATGAGTTTAATACAGAACTAAGACTTGAAGAG CTCGTGCGTCTAGGAGAAAGTAAAGCAGACGAGAAGAACGCTGAACATGACATTGCTGTTGAACACgtgaaaaacaacataaaatggaTGCATAATGTTGACAAAATAGAACAATGGTTAAATGGACTTGGTTACTAA
- the LOC123528654 gene encoding cdc42 homolog: protein MMEETDTSHISGGTDRKIKVTVVGDSGVGKTCLLMAFANNKFPDEDICCQSLFENSKGTVRVGSEGSFEVPVTMETEDGQIELGLTDTIGTENYRSLREVFAANSDIFLVCFSVTDPQTLANVKDNWLNEICELTPGAPFILVGTKTDLRENEEITGALKVQGIEPTSLLQGIKFAKRLGAKEYVECSALNMIGIKSVFQSVVVTTDPDQSKQKAQAKRKSGNYSCIVS from the exons ATGATGGAAGAAACAGACACTAGCCACATTTCAGGTGGCACTGATAGAAAGATAAAGGTCACCGTGGTCGGTGATAGTGGCGTCGGCAAGACATGTTTGCTAATGGCATTCGCTAATAATAAATTTCCTGACGAGGATATATGCTGTcaaagtttgtttgaaaattcaAAAGGAACAGTAAGAG TTGGCAGCGAAGGGTCGTTTGAAGTACCAGTTACTATGGAAACAGAGGACGGCCAAATTGAGCTTGGCCTTACAGACACTATTGGCACA gAAAATTATCGTTCCTTGCGCGAAGTGTTCGCAGCAAATTCGGATATATTTCTCGTCTGCTTTAGTGTAACCGACCCACAGACGCTTGCAAATGTCAAAGATAATTGGTTGAATGAAATATGTGAGTTGACTCCTGGTGCTCCTTTTATTCTTGTGGGAACTAAAACAGATCTCAGGGAGAACGAAGAAATCACAGGGGCTCTTAAAGTACAAGGAATAGAGCCCACATCATTATTACAAGGAATAAAATTTGCAAAGCGTCTAGGTGCCAAGGAGTATGTGGAGTGTTCCGCACTGAATATGATTGGTATAAAAAGTGTTTTCCAAAGTGTCGTCGTTACCACAGACCCTGATCAGAGCAAGCAAAAGGCGCAAGCGAAACGAAAAAGTGGAAATTATAGTTGTATTGTGTCTTGA